From the genome of Candidatus Electrothrix communis, one region includes:
- a CDS encoding ATP-binding protein, translated as MLSRKIENELKTTADEYPVITIIGPRQSGKTTLARKVFQHHAYVNLENPELRSLALDDPKTFMHRYPAPVIFDEIQNVPELLSWIQVVVDENPDLIGGYILTGSHQLQLREAITQSLAGRTALLTLFPFALNELPKEYIQTDRETLLYNGFMPRLHDKNIRPGRLYRDYFQTYVERDVRQLMAVENQQAFELFLKLLAGRVGHEVNYSSLAGQVGISAPQIKKWLSLLEASFIIFRLPPFFRNFGKRITKSPKIFFVEPGLACYLLGIENPKQLERDPAFGGLFENMVIAEAYKSRINAGLEPGLYFYRDRYQHEVDLLYPSGSSFLPVEIKSSRMYRSEFLKGIRYFQKLSGSDQPGMLIYDGELEMDKEDALVRNFRNVWR; from the coding sequence ATGCTGAGTCGAAAAATTGAAAATGAACTGAAGACAACCGCTGATGAATATCCGGTCATAACCATTATAGGCCCCCGCCAGTCTGGAAAAACCACCTTGGCTCGAAAAGTTTTCCAGCACCATGCCTATGTGAATCTTGAGAATCCGGAATTGCGCAGCCTTGCTCTGGATGATCCAAAAACGTTTATGCACCGATATCCGGCACCGGTCATTTTTGATGAAATTCAGAATGTCCCCGAACTTCTGTCATGGATACAGGTAGTAGTTGATGAAAATCCCGACCTGATCGGGGGGTATATCCTGACCGGCAGCCATCAGTTGCAGTTGAGAGAGGCAATCACCCAATCCTTGGCAGGAAGAACGGCCCTGCTGACACTTTTCCCCTTCGCACTGAACGAACTTCCGAAAGAATATATTCAAACAGACAGGGAAACCCTGCTGTATAATGGCTTTATGCCGAGGCTCCACGATAAAAACATACGACCGGGCCGGCTTTACAGGGATTATTTCCAGACCTATGTTGAACGGGATGTCCGGCAACTCATGGCTGTTGAAAATCAGCAAGCGTTTGAGCTTTTCCTTAAGCTTCTGGCCGGGCGGGTCGGACATGAAGTCAATTACAGCTCCCTTGCCGGACAGGTCGGCATCAGTGCGCCGCAGATCAAAAAATGGCTCAGTCTTCTGGAGGCTTCCTTTATTATTTTTAGGCTTCCGCCGTTTTTCAGGAATTTCGGCAAGCGAATCACCAAATCACCAAAGATTTTTTTTGTTGAACCCGGTCTTGCCTGCTACCTTTTGGGAATAGAAAATCCCAAGCAGCTGGAACGGGATCCAGCCTTTGGCGGTCTGTTTGAGAACATGGTGATCGCTGAGGCATATAAATCAAGGATAAATGCCGGGCTGGAGCCTGGGCTCTATTTTTATCGTGACCGGTATCAGCATGAGGTTGACCTTCTCTATCCTTCCGGCTCATCCTTTCTTCCTGTTGAAATCAAATCATCCCGGATGTACCGGAGCGAATTCTTGAAAGGTATCCGCTATTTTCAAAAACTCTCAGGCTCGGATCAGCCCGGTATGCTGATTTATGACGGTGAGTTGGAGATGGACAAAGAAGATGCCTTGGTAAGAAATTTTCGAAATGTCTGGAGGTAG